A region of the Arthrobacter sp. FW306-07-I genome:
ACCCGTAGACCAGGCCGGGAACGCGGGAGATCCATTTGAATCCGGTCAGTGTTTCCTGGTGCGCGAAGCCGGCAGCATTGGCGATGCGGTCCAGCAGCCGGGAGGAAACAATCGAATTGGCAAAGACGCCCCGGCCGTCGGCTTCGTCGCCGGGGGCGCCGTCCGCGAGCCGGGCCACCATGTGCGCGCCCAGCAGTGACCCCACTTCATCGCCGCGGAGCATCCGCCAGGCGCCGGTGTCAGGGTCTTTCGCCGCAACTGCGGCCCTGTCGGCATCGGGGTCGTTGGCGATGACCAGGTCGGCATCCAGCCGCGCGGCTGCTTCCAGGGCGAGGTCCAGCGCCCCGGGTTCCTCCGGGTTGGGGAAACTGACGGTGGGAAAATCAGGGTCCGGCTCCGCCTGCTCGGCCACCACGGTGACATCCGTGAAACCTGCCGCACTCAGGACGTCCAGCGCGGTGCCGCCGCCCACACCATGCAGCGGGGTCAGGACGATCTTCAGGTCGCGTGCGGGGAAACGCTCCGCCATGGCGAGTGCCGCCGTCGTCCGTTCGTACCCGGCGGCCAGCGAGCCGTCCAGGACCGTCCACCCGTCCGCTGCCAGTGCAATTGATTCCAGCGGTCCCACCGCGCTGATGCGCGCAGCGATTTCGGCGTCGTAAGGGGCCACGATCTGGGCACCGTCACCGTCCGCGGCCACGGCATGCCGGCCCAGGTACACCTTGTACCCGTTGTCCTGCGGGGGGTTGTGGCTGGCGGTGACCATGACGCCGCCGTCACAGTCCAGCGCGCGGACCGCGTAGGCCAGCAGGGGAGTGGGGAGGGCGGCCGGCATCAGAAACGTCTCGATGCCGGCCGCGGTGAAGATCGCGGCCGTCTCCTCCGCAAAGACATCGGAGTTATGCCGGGCGTCATAGCCGACGACGGCGCGCGGCCGGGTGCCGGCCGCCGCATTGGCCACGGCGTCCACCAGGAAAGCGGCGAGTCCCGCCGCGGCGCGGCGCACCACCACCCGGTTCATCCGGTTGGGCCCGGGGCCCAAGGCGGCGCGCAGGCCGGCGGTGCCGAACTGCAGCGTGCCGCGGAAGCTGTCTTCCAGTTCCTGCCGGGCCGCCGGATCGCCGTCGTCGGCAAGGCGGACAAGCTCCAGGAGGGACGCCTTGGTTACGGGGTCCGGGTCCTGGGCAGCCCATTCGCGGGCCTCGGCGAGCAGGCGGAGTTCGGCATCGGCAGTGGTCATGGGCACAACGCTATCGTCATTGCACCCCGCCGTGATGCACCCGGGTGCGTGGTCCTGCTAGAGCCGGGCGATGATGTCGGCCAACAGCCTTGAGATGCGGGGACCCGCAGCCTCGCCGGATTCAAGGACTTCCTGGTGGCTCAGCGGCTGGGGGCTGATGCCCGCGGCGAGGTTGGTGACCAGCGAAATGCCGAATACTTCCATGCCGGCGTGCCGGCCGGCGATGGCCTCCAGCGCCGTGGACATGCCGATCAGGTCGGCGCCGATGCGCTTGGCGTACTGCACTTCCGCCGGGGTCTCATAGTGCGGGCCGGGGAACTGCGCGTAGATGCCTTCGTCCAAGGTGGGATCCACTTCGCGGGCAAGTCCGCGGATCCTTGGTGAGTAGAGGTCCGTCAGGTCCACGAATGTGGCCCCTTCCAGCGGTGAGGCCGCGGTGAGGTTGATGTGGTCCCGGATCAGGACCGGCGTGCCGGGGGCCCAGGCCTCGTTGAGCCCGCCACAGCCGTTGGTGAGGACCAGGGTGCCGCACCCGGCGGCTGCCGCGGTGCGGACGCCATGCACCACGGCGCGGACGCCCTTGCCTTCGTAATAGTGGGTGCGGGCGCCCAGGACCAGGGCGCGCTTGCCGCCCTTGGTCAGCACGGAGCGGATGGTGCCCACGTGGCCCTCGACGGCAGGGGAGTGAAAGCCGGGGACTTCCTCGGCGGACAGGGTGGCGGTGGTCTCGCCGATCAGGTCGGCGGCCTCGCCCCAGCCGGAGCCGAGGACCAGTGCGGTGTCGTGGCGGTCCACGCCGGTCTCCTCGGCGATGTAGTCAGCGGCGGCGCGGGCGGCGGCGAACGGGTCCGTGTTCAGGAAGTCTGTTGTACTCACCAGTACAAGTTATCCTGCCGCCCCTGTTACCCCTGTCACTGCGGCCCGCAGCATGCCCTGATTTCTTGGTGGTCAGGCGGTAAATGGGCGAGAATGGATGACTGTGACTACGCACCCAGATTTCAGTTCCCCCCGGATCGCAATCCTGGGAGGTGGTCCCGGCGGATACGAAGCTGCCATGGTGGCCGCCTCGCTTGGAGCGACGGTCACCATCGTTGAGCGCGCGGGCCTGGGCGGCTCCGCCGTGCTGACGGACGTGGTTCCGTCCAAGACCCTCATTGCCACGGCGGACCTGATGACGCGCGTTGCCGAGGCCGGCGAGCTGGGCGTGAAGTTCGACGTCGACGGCGGCGACTTTGTGCCCGTGATGCGCGCCGACCTCAAGCACATCAACGACCGCCTCCTTAACCTGGCCCGCACCCAGTCGCAGGACATCCGCGACGGCCTCGAAAAGCAGGGCGTCCGCATCATCGCCGGTTCCGGCCGCCTCCTGGACAGCCACACCATCGAGGTCCTCACCGTTGATGGCACCGAGACGATCGAAGCGGACACCGTCCTGCTGGCTGTGGGCGCGCACCCGCGCGAACTGGAAACGGCCCGCCCGGACGGGGAACGGATCCTGAGCTGGACCCAGATCTACAACCTGGATGAACTGCCCGAAGAGCTCATCGTGGTGGGCTCCGGCGTAACCGGCGCCGAATTCGCGTCCGCCTACAACGGCCTCGGCTCCAAAGTCACCCTGGTCTCCAGCCGCGACCGCGTGCTGCCGGGCTCGGACGTGGACGCCGCAGTGGTCCTTGAGGAAGTGTTTGAACGCCGCGGCGTCCGGGTCCTGTCCCGCTCCCGTGCCCAGACCGTCGAGCGCACGGACGACGGCGTGGTGGTCACGCTCTCGGACGGCACCAAGGTGACCGGCAGCCACTGCCTGCTATGCCTGGGCTCCATCCCAAACACCGCCGGCATCGGCCTGGAGGAGGCCGGGGTGGCGGTCAGCGACAGCGGCCACATCAAGGTGGACGGCGTGTCCCGCACCACGGCCCCCAACATCTACGCCGCCGGTGACTGCACCGGTGTCCTGCCGCTGGCCTCGGTGGCCGCCATGCAGGGGCGCATCGCGGTGGCGCACTTCATGGGCGACGGCGTCACCCCGCTCAAGCTCCACCAGGTAGCGTCCAACATCTTCACCTCGCCCGAAATCGCGAACGTTGGCGTGTCCGAGGCGGAGATCGAATCCGGCAAGTACCAGGCCGACATCATCAAGCTCTCCCTGCGAAGCAACGCCCGCGCCAAGATGCGCAACGCCAAGGACGGGTTCGTGAAGATCTTCGCGCGGAAGGGCTCGGGCACCGTGATCGGCGGTGTGGTGGTGGGACCCAACGCGTCCGAACTGATCTTCCCCATTTCCATTGCGGTGAAGCAGAAACTGCACGTGGACGACGTCGCCAGCACCTTCACGGTGTACCCGTCGCTGACCGGGTCCATCTCCGAGGCAGCCCGCCGACTGCACGTCCACATGTAAATCTTCCCGGCCACGGGCGGGGCTGGACCCCTCCGGCGCCACCTGCCTAGACTCGAACCAGGCGCGGCCGGGAATTTCCATGAAGTTCCCGGCCGTTCCTGTACCAGCCGTCGACGCAAGGAGGGGCCCATGGAACTGCAGGGCATCAAGTGGAACGAGCAGGCGCGGGAAAAGATCCTGCTGGATGCCGACCGGGCACTGCAGGAAGCGGTCCGGGAGGCGGCTTCATCGCTGTCCGGATCCGGTAAGGACAAGGTGTACGAATTCCTGTTCGAGAAGCTGAAGGGCCAGTTCGTGGACTTCCAGCCGGGCCCGGACCTCACCAAGTACGCGGAGGCCGTGGCCGCCGGGGAAGTCGAATAAGGGGAACGGCTCAGTTGCCCGCTGCCGGTCCTGCTTCCGTTTGCAGGACCGGCAGCGGCTTTCCTGGCCACGGTC
Encoded here:
- a CDS encoding purine-nucleoside phosphorylase, encoding MSTTDFLNTDPFAAARAAADYIAEETGVDRHDTALVLGSGWGEAADLIGETTATLSAEEVPGFHSPAVEGHVGTIRSVLTKGGKRALVLGARTHYYEGKGVRAVVHGVRTAAAAGCGTLVLTNGCGGLNEAWAPGTPVLIRDHINLTAASPLEGATFVDLTDLYSPRIRGLAREVDPTLDEGIYAQFPGPHYETPAEVQYAKRIGADLIGMSTALEAIAGRHAGMEVFGISLVTNLAAGISPQPLSHQEVLESGEAAGPRISRLLADIIARL
- a CDS encoding NAD(P)H-quinone dehydrogenase, giving the protein MTTHPDFSSPRIAILGGGPGGYEAAMVAASLGATVTIVERAGLGGSAVLTDVVPSKTLIATADLMTRVAEAGELGVKFDVDGGDFVPVMRADLKHINDRLLNLARTQSQDIRDGLEKQGVRIIAGSGRLLDSHTIEVLTVDGTETIEADTVLLAVGAHPRELETARPDGERILSWTQIYNLDELPEELIVVGSGVTGAEFASAYNGLGSKVTLVSSRDRVLPGSDVDAAVVLEEVFERRGVRVLSRSRAQTVERTDDGVVVTLSDGTKVTGSHCLLCLGSIPNTAGIGLEEAGVAVSDSGHIKVDGVSRTTAPNIYAAGDCTGVLPLASVAAMQGRIAVAHFMGDGVTPLKLHQVASNIFTSPEIANVGVSEAEIESGKYQADIIKLSLRSNARAKMRNAKDGFVKIFARKGSGTVIGGVVVGPNASELIFPISIAVKQKLHVDDVASTFTVYPSLTGSISEAARRLHVHM
- a CDS encoding phospho-sugar mutase; its protein translation is MTTADAELRLLAEAREWAAQDPDPVTKASLLELVRLADDGDPAARQELEDSFRGTLQFGTAGLRAALGPGPNRMNRVVVRRAAAGLAAFLVDAVANAAAGTRPRAVVGYDARHNSDVFAEETAAIFTAAGIETFLMPAALPTPLLAYAVRALDCDGGVMVTASHNPPQDNGYKVYLGRHAVAADGDGAQIVAPYDAEIAARISAVGPLESIALAADGWTVLDGSLAAGYERTTAALAMAERFPARDLKIVLTPLHGVGGGTALDVLSAAGFTDVTVVAEQAEPDPDFPTVSFPNPEEPGALDLALEAAARLDADLVIANDPDADRAAVAAKDPDTGAWRMLRGDEVGSLLGAHMVARLADGAPGDEADGRGVFANSIVSSRLLDRIANAAGFAHQETLTGFKWISRVPGLVYGYEEALGYCVAPDLVKDKDGISAAVLIAELAATAKAAGKTVFDTLDELYLQHGLHASDQLSIRVADLGLLDAMMNRLRVSPPESFGQSAVEVFTDLAEGTAQLPPTEGLLYITRNLTRVIIRPSGTEPKLKCYLEVIHQVGSAAELPAARQAARASLDEVLHDVSEALGL